A stretch of DNA from Pseudodesulfovibrio sp. JC047:
GCCCGGCCAGAGCCTTTGGTGATTATGCGGTTGCCGTGGATGAAGCCGGTCTCCCGGACGGCGTTGACGTGGACGTGAAGTTCTAGCCATGCCGAATACCCTGCCTCTTTCCGCATTGCAGCATTATATGTACTGCCCACGGCAGTGCGCGCTGATTCATGTGGAAAAAGTCTGGGTGGAAAACAGGTTCACGGCTGAAGGACGATTGTTGCACCTCCGCGCCGATTCCGGGGTTCCCGGTCGGCGCGGAGGCATTGCCGAAGACCGGGCTGTCCCGCTTCGGAGCGATCGGCTGGGCCTGTACGGGATCGCCGATGTGGTGGAGATGCGACCGAATTCGACCGGGCAGGACGTTCCCTATCCTGTCGAATACAAACGCGGTCAGCCCAAGGTCGATGCCTGTGATCGGGTGCAGGTGTGTGCGCAGGCCATGTGTTTGGAAGAAATGCTTGGCGTGCGCATTGAGCAGGGGGCGATTTTTTATGGAAAACCGCGTCGGCGCGAGATCGTGCTTTTGGACACGGACCTGCGGGAACTGGTTGAGCGCATATGTGCGGATATCCATGTCATGGTCGAGGAAAGGCGCGTCCCGGATGCCGAGTATGGCCCGGCGTGTCGAGGCTGTTCGTTGAAAAGTGAGTGTATGCCGAAGACCACGAAACGGGTTGCGCAGTATATAAAGAAGTATCTGGAATCATGAAGAAACTTTTGAATACATTGT
This window harbors:
- the cas4 gene encoding CRISPR-associated protein Cas4 — its product is MPNTLPLSALQHYMYCPRQCALIHVEKVWVENRFTAEGRLLHLRADSGVPGRRGGIAEDRAVPLRSDRLGLYGIADVVEMRPNSTGQDVPYPVEYKRGQPKVDACDRVQVCAQAMCLEEMLGVRIEQGAIFYGKPRRREIVLLDTDLRELVERICADIHVMVEERRVPDAEYGPACRGCSLKSECMPKTTKRVAQYIKKYLES